A single window of Archangium gephyra DNA harbors:
- a CDS encoding AAA family ATPase has protein sequence MPGILFVLKIGIPWEDLPGEVIMAAQLNVIFGPCGAGKTTYAHALARREGAVPFILDEWGARLFGPDVRGPIEFQWMLERAGRCAALIRSTAAAVVAAGTSVVLDLGLMRRADRERIRQFAEAAGLSLQWHFVDAPQDVRRARVAGRNTSKGETFVMEVTPEMFDLIEGLYEAPEPAELEGAVVSVSN, from the coding sequence TTGCCAGGCATCCTCTTCGTGCTCAAGATCGGCATCCCTTGGGAGGACTTACCCGGCGAGGTCATCATGGCGGCCCAACTCAACGTCATCTTCGGTCCCTGCGGCGCGGGGAAGACGACCTACGCCCACGCCTTGGCCCGGCGGGAGGGCGCCGTCCCCTTCATCCTCGACGAATGGGGCGCGCGCCTCTTCGGCCCCGACGTCCGCGGGCCCATCGAGTTCCAGTGGATGCTGGAGCGGGCCGGCCGCTGCGCGGCGCTGATCAGGTCGACGGCAGCCGCTGTGGTCGCCGCCGGGACTTCGGTGGTCCTCGACCTCGGGCTGATGCGCCGCGCCGACCGCGAGCGCATCCGCCAGTTCGCCGAGGCCGCCGGCCTGTCGCTGCAGTGGCACTTCGTTGACGCGCCGCAGGATGTCCGCCGCGCCCGGGTCGCCGGCCGCAACACCTCCAAGGGCGAGACCTTCGTCATGGAGGTGACGCCGGAAATGTTCGACCTCATCGAGGGCCTCTACGAGGCGCCCGAACCCGCCGAGTTGGAAGGCGCCGTCGTCAGCGTGAGCAACTAG